Proteins encoded within one genomic window of Tidjanibacter massiliensis:
- the ftsZ gene encoding cell division protein FtsZ, which yields MTDENEVIVGIKLPKKNPSIIMVLGVGGAGGNAVNHMYDLGITDVTFMVCNTDRQALNASPVPIKVQLGEGLGAGNDPNKGRQAAIESLDDIVLRFEQEGTKMVFVTAGMGGGTGTGAAPVIAKAARDRGILTVGIVTLPFHAEGRKRVDQANRGLEELRKNVDSLVVIHNDNIAKIYGSLPLEEAFGKADDILATAAKGIAELITREGNVNVDFADVKAVMTDGGMALMGSGRASGEDKIAKVTEAALSSPLLNHQEIKGARDILFNLSYSPGQISFDEATSVLEMIQRKASRGIGDPHSANIIWGAGVDPSLDDEIVLTIVATGFDNVNALGTQQGQQQAAERPATGGIFHTAGRKPQTNANVIHVRKTNRLGDIEKYLATPAYIRRNVRLTNAVPGSGKISKVSMKDETDAPQQAEQPENDLFGQH from the coding sequence ATGACAGACGAAAACGAAGTAATCGTAGGCATCAAGCTGCCGAAAAAGAATCCCTCCATCATCATGGTACTGGGAGTCGGCGGTGCGGGCGGCAACGCCGTGAACCACATGTACGACCTGGGTATCACGGACGTCACCTTCATGGTCTGCAATACCGACCGGCAGGCCCTCAATGCCAGCCCCGTTCCCATCAAGGTTCAGCTCGGCGAAGGGCTCGGCGCAGGCAACGACCCCAACAAGGGACGGCAGGCCGCGATAGAGAGTCTCGACGACATCGTGCTGCGCTTCGAGCAGGAGGGCACCAAGATGGTATTCGTCACGGCGGGCATGGGGGGCGGTACGGGTACGGGAGCCGCACCGGTCATCGCCAAGGCCGCACGCGACCGGGGTATCCTCACCGTCGGCATCGTTACCCTGCCCTTCCACGCAGAGGGACGCAAGCGGGTAGACCAGGCCAACCGGGGGCTCGAAGAGCTGCGCAAAAACGTGGATTCGCTCGTGGTAATCCACAACGACAACATTGCCAAGATATACGGTTCGCTGCCGCTGGAAGAGGCCTTCGGCAAGGCCGACGACATTCTGGCGACGGCAGCCAAGGGTATTGCCGAACTCATCACGAGGGAAGGTAATGTAAACGTGGACTTCGCCGACGTGAAGGCCGTCATGACCGACGGCGGCATGGCGCTCATGGGTTCGGGCCGGGCCAGCGGCGAAGACAAGATAGCCAAAGTGACCGAGGCGGCGCTCTCCTCCCCGCTGCTCAACCATCAGGAGATAAAGGGGGCACGGGACATCCTCTTCAACCTCTCGTACAGCCCGGGACAGATAAGTTTCGACGAAGCCACTTCCGTACTGGAGATGATTCAGCGCAAGGCGAGCCGCGGCATCGGCGACCCGCACTCGGCCAACATCATCTGGGGAGCCGGTGTAGACCCTTCGCTCGACGATGAAATCGTGCTCACCATCGTAGCGACCGGCTTCGACAACGTGAATGCACTCGGAACCCAACAGGGACAGCAGCAGGCCGCGGAACGGCCTGCAACCGGCGGAATCTTCCACACGGCGGGCCGCAAACCGCAGACAAACGCCAACGTCATCCACGTCCGGAAGACCAACCGGCTCGGCGACATCGAAAAATACCTCGCCACCCCGGCCTACATACGCCGCAATGTCCGGCTCACCAACGCCGTCCCAGGCAGCGGCAAGATATCGAAAGTCTCGATGAAGGACGAGACCGACGCACCGCAGCAGGCGGAACAGCCCGAAAACGACCTGTTCGGCCAGCACTGA